One segment of Prionailurus bengalensis isolate Pbe53 chromosome D4, Fcat_Pben_1.1_paternal_pri, whole genome shotgun sequence DNA contains the following:
- the FBXO10 gene encoding F-box only protein 10 isoform X1, with protein sequence MCGHCCSTPLLDQVPASLIPCLDSKVTMEAGGLPLELWRMILAYLHLPDLGRCSLVCRAWYDLILSLDSTRWRQLCLGCTECRHPNWPNQPDVEPESWREAFKQHYLASKTWTKNALDLESSVCFSLFRRRRERRTLSVGPGHEFDSLGSALAMASLYDRIVLFPGVYEEQGEIILKVPVEIVGHGKLGEVALLASIDQHCSTTRLCNLVFMPAWFSPFMFKTTSGHVQFDNCNFENGHIQVHGPGTCQVKFCTFKNTHVFLHNVPLCVLENCEFVGSENNSVTVEGHPSADKNWAYKYLLGLIKSSPSVLPTEDSDSLMSLDLESRDQAWSPRTCDIVIEGSQSPTSPASTSPKPGSKAGSQEAEVGSDGERVAQTPDSSDGGLSPSGEDEDEDQLTYRLSYQVQGPRPVLGGSFLGPPLPGASIQLPSCLVLNSLQQELQKDKEAMALASSVQGCLIRKCLFRDGKGGVFVCSYGRAKMEGNIFRNLTYAVRCIHNSKIVMLRNDIHRCRASGIFLRLEGGGLIAGNNIYHNAEAGVDIRKKSNPLILCNQIHHGLRSGIVVLGNGKGVIRNNQIFSNKEAGIYILYHGNPVVSGNHIFKGRAAGIAVNENGKGLITENVIRENQWGGVDIRRGGVPVLRSNLICFGYSDGVVVGDEGKGLIEGNTIYANKGCGVWMMSSSLPHVTSNHVSYNGLYGVAVFSQKEGSGEFPGGHGAQENFSEDGDAILWETELEKDDDPLRRPIAIALVESNSINHNGASGLYVQSSEALHVLTNVIHANGDRGITVAQSSQLTRVASNSISCNRQSGVKVEAQCKVELRGNGIYDNRGHGIITKGDSTVVIENDIIGNRGSGLQLLPRSDTKVIKNRIHSFRAYGIAVRGRAKALVQENIIFQGKTSKTIFQQISNNRECIMQNNKFLVFKKKSDTWRLVNPPARPHLESSLRGPSTAHSGQKVTAMATRITARVEGGYHSNRSVFCTIL encoded by the exons GTGACCATGGAGGCCGGTGGTCTCCCCTTGGAGCTGTGGCGCATGATCTTAGCCTATCTGCACCTTCCCGACCTGGGCCGTTGCAGCCTGGTGTGCAGAGCCTGGTATGACCTGATCCTCAGTCTCGACAGCACCCGCTGGCGGCAGCTGTGTCTGGGATGCACCGAATGCCGCCACCCAAACTGGCCCAACCAGCCTGATGTGGAGCCTGAGTCTTGGAGGGAGGCCTTCAAGCAACATTACCTTGCCTCTAAGACATGGACCAAGAACGCCCTGGACTTGGAGTCCTCTGTCTGCTTTTCTCTATTTCGCCGGAGGAGGGAACGCCGTACCCTGAGTGTTGGGCCAGGCCATGAGTTTGACAGCCTGGGCAGTGCCTTGGCCATGGCTAGCCTGTATGACCGAATTGTGCTATTCCCAGGTGTGTATGAAGAGCAAGGTGAAATCATCCTGAAGGTACCCGTGGAGATCGTAGGCCACGGGAAGTTGGGTGAAGTGGCCCTGCTAGCCAGCATTGATCAGCACTGCTCCACCACACGCCTGTGCAACCTTGTCTTCATGCCGGCCTGGTTCTCCCCTTTCATGTTTAAG ACAACATCGGGTCATGTCCAATTTGACAACTGCAACTTTGAGAATGGGCATATCCAGGTCCATGGCCCAGGCACCTGCCAAGTGAAGTTTTGCACCTTCAAAAACACCCATGTTTTCCTGCACAATGTGCCCCTGTGTGTCCTGGAAAACTGTGAATTTGTGGGCAGTGAAAACAACTCTGTGACTGTGGAGGGCCACCCATCTGCAGACAAGAACTGGGCCTACAAGTATCTACTAGGGCTTATCAAGTCCTCCCCCAGTGTGCTACCCACGGAGGATTCTGACTCTTTAATGTCCCTGGACCTGGAGAGCAGGGACCAGGCTTGGAGCCCAAGGACCTGTGACATTGTCATTGAAGGCAGCCAAAGCCCTACCAGCCCAGCTTCTACCTCCCCAAAGCCAGGCTCCAAGGCTGGCTCAcaggaggcagaggtgggcagTGATGGGGAAAGGGTGGCCCAGACCCCAGACAGCAGCGATGGAGGCCTGAGTCCTAGTGGTGAGGATGAGGACGAGGACCAGCTCACATACAGACTGTCCTACCAAGTGCAAGGCCCACGCCCTGTACTGGGGGGCTCCTTTCTAGGCCCACCACTTCCAGGAGCATCCATTCAGCTGCCCAGTTGCCTAGTGCTGAACTCTCTGCAGCAGGAGCTGCAGAAGGACAAGGAGGCCATGGCACTGGCCAGCTCCGTGCAGGGCTGCCTCATCCGCAAGTGCCTCTTCCGGGACGGAAAGGGAGGCGTCTTCGTTTGCTCCTATGGCCGAGCCAAGATGGAAGGAAACATCTTCCGGAACCTGACTTACGCAGTGCGGTGTATACATAACAGCAAG ATCGTCATGCTCAGGAATGACATTCACCGCTGCAGAGCGTCAGGCATCTTTCTTCGCTTGGAGGGCGGAGGCTTGATCGCTGGCAACAACATTTACCACAATGCGGAGGCAGGAGTAGACATCCGGAAAAAGTCCAACCCACTCATACTG TGTAACCAGATCCACCACGGCCTTCGTTCTGGCATTGTTGTCCTTGGCAATGGGAAAGGCGTCATCCGGAACAATCAAATCTTTTCAAATAAGGAGGCTGGTATTTATATCCTGTACCACGGAAATCCAGTCGTGAG CGGGAACCACATTTTTAAGGGCCGTGCAGCTGGCATAGCAGTGAACGAGAATGGCAAAGGCCTCATCACAG AAAATGTCATCCGTGAGAATCAGTGGGGAGGTGTAGACATCCGTCGAGGAGGAGTCCCCGTCCTCAGGAGCAACCTCATCTGCTTCGGCTACTCAGATGGTGTGGTCGTGGGAGATGAAGGCAAAGGACTGATAGAAGGAAACACCATCTATG CTAATAAGGGCTGTGGTGTGTGGATGATGTCGTCCAGCCTGCCCCACGTCACCAGCAACCACGTCAGCTACAATGGCCTGTATGGAGTGGCAGTGTTTAGTCAGAAGGAGGGTTCTGGTGAGTTCCCTGGAGGTCACGGGGCCCAGGAGAACTTCAGCGAGGATGGGGACGCCATCCTTTGGGAGACAGAGCTGGAGAAGGACGATGACCCACTGCGCCGGCCCATCGCCATAGCTCTCGTGGAGTCCAACAGTATTAATCACAACGGAG CCTCAGGACTGTACGTCCAGAGCAGCGAGGCGCTGCACGTCCTCACCAACGTGATCCATGCTAACGGAGACAGAGGCATCACTGTAGCCCAGAGCAGCCAGCTCACCCGCGTGGCCAGCAACAGCATCTCCTGCAACCGGCAGAGTGGGGTCAAGGTCGAGGCCCAGTGCAAGGTGGAGCTCCGGGGCAACGGTATCTATGACAACAGAGGCCATGGCATCATCACCAAGGGCGACAGCACCGTGGTCATCGAAAATGACATCATTGGCAACCGGGGCAGTGGGCTGCAGCTGTTGCCCAGGTCCGACacgaag gtGATAAAGAACCGGATCCATTCATTCCGGGCCTACGGCATTGCAGTGCGGGGCCGCGCCAAGGCCCTGGTGCAGGAGAACATCATCTTCCAGGGCAAGACCAGCAAGACGATCTTTCAGCAGATCTCAAACAACCGAGAATGTATCATGCAAAACAACAAGTTCTTGGTGTTCAAGAAGAA GTCTGATACGTGGCGCCTGGTGAACCCACCAGCACGGCCTCACCTTGAAAGTTCTCTCCGAGGCCCCTCTACAGCCCACAGTGGACAGAAGGTGACGGCCATGGCGACCAGGATCACTGCCCGCGTGGAAGGTGGTTACCACAGCAATCGTAGCGTCTTCTGCACCATTCTGTAA
- the FBXO10 gene encoding F-box only protein 10 isoform X2, with amino-acid sequence MEAGGLPLELWRMILAYLHLPDLGRCSLVCRAWYDLILSLDSTRWRQLCLGCTECRHPNWPNQPDVEPESWREAFKQHYLASKTWTKNALDLESSVCFSLFRRRRERRTLSVGPGHEFDSLGSALAMASLYDRIVLFPGVYEEQGEIILKVPVEIVGHGKLGEVALLASIDQHCSTTRLCNLVFMPAWFSPFMFKTTSGHVQFDNCNFENGHIQVHGPGTCQVKFCTFKNTHVFLHNVPLCVLENCEFVGSENNSVTVEGHPSADKNWAYKYLLGLIKSSPSVLPTEDSDSLMSLDLESRDQAWSPRTCDIVIEGSQSPTSPASTSPKPGSKAGSQEAEVGSDGERVAQTPDSSDGGLSPSGEDEDEDQLTYRLSYQVQGPRPVLGGSFLGPPLPGASIQLPSCLVLNSLQQELQKDKEAMALASSVQGCLIRKCLFRDGKGGVFVCSYGRAKMEGNIFRNLTYAVRCIHNSKIVMLRNDIHRCRASGIFLRLEGGGLIAGNNIYHNAEAGVDIRKKSNPLILCNQIHHGLRSGIVVLGNGKGVIRNNQIFSNKEAGIYILYHGNPVVSGNHIFKGRAAGIAVNENGKGLITENVIRENQWGGVDIRRGGVPVLRSNLICFGYSDGVVVGDEGKGLIEGNTIYANKGCGVWMMSSSLPHVTSNHVSYNGLYGVAVFSQKEGSGEFPGGHGAQENFSEDGDAILWETELEKDDDPLRRPIAIALVESNSINHNGASGLYVQSSEALHVLTNVIHANGDRGITVAQSSQLTRVASNSISCNRQSGVKVEAQCKVELRGNGIYDNRGHGIITKGDSTVVIENDIIGNRGSGLQLLPRSDTKVIKNRIHSFRAYGIAVRGRAKALVQENIIFQGKTSKTIFQQISNNRECIMQNNKFLVFKKKSDTWRLVNPPARPHLESSLRGPSTAHSGQKVTAMATRITARVEGGYHSNRSVFCTIL; translated from the exons ATGGAGGCCGGTGGTCTCCCCTTGGAGCTGTGGCGCATGATCTTAGCCTATCTGCACCTTCCCGACCTGGGCCGTTGCAGCCTGGTGTGCAGAGCCTGGTATGACCTGATCCTCAGTCTCGACAGCACCCGCTGGCGGCAGCTGTGTCTGGGATGCACCGAATGCCGCCACCCAAACTGGCCCAACCAGCCTGATGTGGAGCCTGAGTCTTGGAGGGAGGCCTTCAAGCAACATTACCTTGCCTCTAAGACATGGACCAAGAACGCCCTGGACTTGGAGTCCTCTGTCTGCTTTTCTCTATTTCGCCGGAGGAGGGAACGCCGTACCCTGAGTGTTGGGCCAGGCCATGAGTTTGACAGCCTGGGCAGTGCCTTGGCCATGGCTAGCCTGTATGACCGAATTGTGCTATTCCCAGGTGTGTATGAAGAGCAAGGTGAAATCATCCTGAAGGTACCCGTGGAGATCGTAGGCCACGGGAAGTTGGGTGAAGTGGCCCTGCTAGCCAGCATTGATCAGCACTGCTCCACCACACGCCTGTGCAACCTTGTCTTCATGCCGGCCTGGTTCTCCCCTTTCATGTTTAAG ACAACATCGGGTCATGTCCAATTTGACAACTGCAACTTTGAGAATGGGCATATCCAGGTCCATGGCCCAGGCACCTGCCAAGTGAAGTTTTGCACCTTCAAAAACACCCATGTTTTCCTGCACAATGTGCCCCTGTGTGTCCTGGAAAACTGTGAATTTGTGGGCAGTGAAAACAACTCTGTGACTGTGGAGGGCCACCCATCTGCAGACAAGAACTGGGCCTACAAGTATCTACTAGGGCTTATCAAGTCCTCCCCCAGTGTGCTACCCACGGAGGATTCTGACTCTTTAATGTCCCTGGACCTGGAGAGCAGGGACCAGGCTTGGAGCCCAAGGACCTGTGACATTGTCATTGAAGGCAGCCAAAGCCCTACCAGCCCAGCTTCTACCTCCCCAAAGCCAGGCTCCAAGGCTGGCTCAcaggaggcagaggtgggcagTGATGGGGAAAGGGTGGCCCAGACCCCAGACAGCAGCGATGGAGGCCTGAGTCCTAGTGGTGAGGATGAGGACGAGGACCAGCTCACATACAGACTGTCCTACCAAGTGCAAGGCCCACGCCCTGTACTGGGGGGCTCCTTTCTAGGCCCACCACTTCCAGGAGCATCCATTCAGCTGCCCAGTTGCCTAGTGCTGAACTCTCTGCAGCAGGAGCTGCAGAAGGACAAGGAGGCCATGGCACTGGCCAGCTCCGTGCAGGGCTGCCTCATCCGCAAGTGCCTCTTCCGGGACGGAAAGGGAGGCGTCTTCGTTTGCTCCTATGGCCGAGCCAAGATGGAAGGAAACATCTTCCGGAACCTGACTTACGCAGTGCGGTGTATACATAACAGCAAG ATCGTCATGCTCAGGAATGACATTCACCGCTGCAGAGCGTCAGGCATCTTTCTTCGCTTGGAGGGCGGAGGCTTGATCGCTGGCAACAACATTTACCACAATGCGGAGGCAGGAGTAGACATCCGGAAAAAGTCCAACCCACTCATACTG TGTAACCAGATCCACCACGGCCTTCGTTCTGGCATTGTTGTCCTTGGCAATGGGAAAGGCGTCATCCGGAACAATCAAATCTTTTCAAATAAGGAGGCTGGTATTTATATCCTGTACCACGGAAATCCAGTCGTGAG CGGGAACCACATTTTTAAGGGCCGTGCAGCTGGCATAGCAGTGAACGAGAATGGCAAAGGCCTCATCACAG AAAATGTCATCCGTGAGAATCAGTGGGGAGGTGTAGACATCCGTCGAGGAGGAGTCCCCGTCCTCAGGAGCAACCTCATCTGCTTCGGCTACTCAGATGGTGTGGTCGTGGGAGATGAAGGCAAAGGACTGATAGAAGGAAACACCATCTATG CTAATAAGGGCTGTGGTGTGTGGATGATGTCGTCCAGCCTGCCCCACGTCACCAGCAACCACGTCAGCTACAATGGCCTGTATGGAGTGGCAGTGTTTAGTCAGAAGGAGGGTTCTGGTGAGTTCCCTGGAGGTCACGGGGCCCAGGAGAACTTCAGCGAGGATGGGGACGCCATCCTTTGGGAGACAGAGCTGGAGAAGGACGATGACCCACTGCGCCGGCCCATCGCCATAGCTCTCGTGGAGTCCAACAGTATTAATCACAACGGAG CCTCAGGACTGTACGTCCAGAGCAGCGAGGCGCTGCACGTCCTCACCAACGTGATCCATGCTAACGGAGACAGAGGCATCACTGTAGCCCAGAGCAGCCAGCTCACCCGCGTGGCCAGCAACAGCATCTCCTGCAACCGGCAGAGTGGGGTCAAGGTCGAGGCCCAGTGCAAGGTGGAGCTCCGGGGCAACGGTATCTATGACAACAGAGGCCATGGCATCATCACCAAGGGCGACAGCACCGTGGTCATCGAAAATGACATCATTGGCAACCGGGGCAGTGGGCTGCAGCTGTTGCCCAGGTCCGACacgaag gtGATAAAGAACCGGATCCATTCATTCCGGGCCTACGGCATTGCAGTGCGGGGCCGCGCCAAGGCCCTGGTGCAGGAGAACATCATCTTCCAGGGCAAGACCAGCAAGACGATCTTTCAGCAGATCTCAAACAACCGAGAATGTATCATGCAAAACAACAAGTTCTTGGTGTTCAAGAAGAA GTCTGATACGTGGCGCCTGGTGAACCCACCAGCACGGCCTCACCTTGAAAGTTCTCTCCGAGGCCCCTCTACAGCCCACAGTGGACAGAAGGTGACGGCCATGGCGACCAGGATCACTGCCCGCGTGGAAGGTGGTTACCACAGCAATCGTAGCGTCTTCTGCACCATTCTGTAA